A genomic region of uncultured Treponema sp. contains the following coding sequences:
- the hisS gene encoding histidine--tRNA ligase encodes METFIQPKILKGFRDFLPQDEILRSDLIEKLTKTFRSYGFVPIDTPVLEYTEILLRKSNGETEKQMFRFEDNGGRDVAMRFDLTVPFARFTAQHKEELYFPFKRYHISKVWRGEKPQAGRYREFVQCDFDTVGSDSAVSDFETLSLMKAALSAIGVDEIKIHVNHRGIFNRFLKKLGLSEKSEDVLRAVDKIAKIGEEKVSAELEEITGSADSSAKIIDYIKPLSSFEETLSHIEELAGGQDEDSKRMKTIFSMMKAAGIENTYMLDPAITRGLDYYTGIVYETFLEKLPSIGSVCSGGRYDNLAGLYMKEKLPGVGSSIGLDRLIAGLSELGLANAKGSYLDAEIFNTDENLNVQYQKVAAKLRKEGISVEVFPDTVKINKQYSVTDKKQIPWGIMLSSNSETENTITLKNLKTREIFEAISIEDAVKKIKG; translated from the coding sequence ATGGAAACATTTATTCAACCAAAAATCTTAAAAGGATTCAGAGACTTTCTTCCACAAGATGAAATTTTGAGATCTGACCTAATTGAAAAACTCACAAAAACATTCCGCTCTTACGGATTCGTTCCTATAGACACTCCAGTTCTTGAATATACAGAAATTTTGCTTAGAAAAAGCAACGGCGAAACAGAAAAGCAGATGTTCCGCTTTGAAGACAACGGCGGAAGAGATGTCGCAATGAGATTCGACTTGACAGTTCCTTTCGCGAGGTTCACAGCACAGCACAAAGAAGAGCTTTACTTTCCGTTTAAAAGATACCACATTTCAAAAGTATGGCGCGGAGAAAAACCTCAGGCTGGAAGATACAGAGAATTTGTCCAGTGCGACTTTGACACAGTAGGAAGCGACAGCGCAGTATCGGACTTTGAGACGCTTAGCCTTATGAAAGCCGCCCTTTCTGCAATTGGCGTTGACGAAATAAAAATTCATGTTAACCACAGAGGCATTTTCAACCGCTTTTTAAAGAAACTTGGACTTTCAGAAAAATCGGAAGATGTATTAAGAGCAGTAGACAAGATTGCTAAAATTGGCGAAGAAAAAGTTTCAGCGGAACTTGAAGAAATTACAGGAAGCGCAGATTCAAGCGCAAAAATTATTGACTACATAAAGCCTCTTTCTTCTTTTGAAGAGACACTTTCACACATAGAAGAGCTTGCTGGCGGCCAAGATGAAGACTCAAAGCGCATGAAAACAATTTTCAGCATGATGAAAGCAGCCGGAATTGAAAACACATACATGCTTGATCCTGCAATCACACGCGGACTTGACTATTACACAGGCATTGTCTACGAAACTTTCCTTGAAAAACTGCCGTCAATAGGTTCTGTTTGCTCAGGCGGAAGGTATGATAACCTCGCAGGTCTTTACATGAAGGAAAAATTGCCGGGCGTAGGCTCAAGCATTGGCTTAGACAGGCTGATTGCAGGGCTTTCTGAACTCGGGCTTGCAAATGCAAAAGGCAGCTATCTTGATGCGGAAATATTCAACACTGATGAAAATCTGAATGTTCAATATCAGAAAGTGGCGGCAAAACTCCGAAAAGAAGGAATTTCCGTGGAAGTATTCCCAGACACTGTAAAAATCAACAAGCAGTATTCTGTAACAGACAAAAAACAAATTCCTTGGGGAATTATGCTTTCAAGCAACAGCGAAACTGAAAATACAATCACGCTCAAGAATTTAAAGACAAGGGAAATCTTTGAAGCCATTTCGATTGAAGATGCGGTAAAAAAGATTAAAGGTTAA
- a CDS encoding type III pantothenate kinase, with product MLFAVDIGNTNIVAAIFDGDKIAVQWRIATDSRRTGDEYTSILLTLCREAGIQTKFLDKSIISSVVPALIGPFVIVCQHLCGKNPFILSSDLAYSGRLPVRLDSNSPHTNIGTDLLCNAVSAWNLFEGKGPVIAVDFGTALTLTVADSSGTIRGVTISPGLGTAIKALATNAAQLPFVSLEAPSSSLGMNTETAIQAGVVLGYKGLVEYLVRQVKADLEKLTGDKAETVKVVATGGLNKVLKPITDVFTVVDKDLTIRGLKIISDLVL from the coding sequence TTGCTTTTTGCCGTGGATATTGGAAACACAAATATTGTCGCAGCTATCTTTGATGGCGATAAAATTGCTGTTCAGTGGCGCATTGCAACTGATTCAAGGCGCACAGGAGATGAATATACTTCTATTTTGCTTACGCTTTGCAGGGAAGCCGGAATCCAGACAAAATTTCTTGATAAAAGCATTATAAGTTCTGTTGTTCCTGCCTTGATTGGACCTTTTGTTATTGTATGCCAGCATTTGTGCGGAAAAAATCCGTTTATCTTGTCTTCTGACCTTGCCTATAGCGGACGACTTCCTGTCAGGCTGGATTCAAATTCGCCTCATACAAACATTGGAACAGATTTGCTTTGCAATGCGGTAAGCGCCTGGAATTTGTTTGAAGGAAAAGGTCCTGTTATTGCTGTTGATTTTGGAACGGCTTTGACTTTAACTGTCGCTGATTCAAGCGGAACAATCCGTGGCGTTACTATTTCTCCTGGCTTGGGAACTGCTATAAAAGCTTTGGCGACTAATGCGGCCCAGCTTCCGTTTGTTTCTTTGGAAGCTCCGTCTTCAAGCCTTGGAATGAATACAGAAACTGCAATTCAGGCAGGCGTTGTTCTTGGATATAAAGGACTTGTTGAGTATCTGGTTCGCCAAGTTAAGGCTGACCTCGAAAAACTTACCGGCGACAAGGCTGAAACCGTAAAAGTTGTTGCAACCGGCGGACTTAACAAAGTTCTAAAACCAATTACAGATGTGTTTACTGTTGTTGACAAAGACTTGACAATCCGCGGACTGAAGATTATTTCTGATTTGGTGCTGTAG
- a CDS encoding N-acetylneuraminate synthase family protein: MKIIAEIGTAHAGSLDKARELIDAAAFAGADCVKFQWVYADEILHPDTGFVNLPGGKTRLYDTFKQLECSSDFYKKCLEYSHKKGLLFACSPFGTKSFDELVKLNPDAIKIASPELNHFPLLQKCADYYQKIPIIISSGVSKLGDIEKAIQIIQNKKESCANEKCFPDLTLLHCITFYPAPEEQYNVKCVKTLRQIFGIPTGISDHSLDPVLVPVLTVLMGGSVIEKHITLSKKDSGLDDPVALEPEQFAVMVHSVKQALSIQERYKKEGNAVKENLKNAAEKEILKQLEYEFPSEKITAALGTGIKKLAASEEENYGRTNRSLHYMRSLKKGSRIQPDDISVLRTEKVLSPGISPEYFSTIEGSILEKDVRSGDGVKWEDFIQR; this comes from the coding sequence ATGAAAATAATCGCTGAAATTGGAACTGCGCACGCCGGTTCCTTAGATAAAGCACGTGAACTTATTGACGCGGCCGCTTTTGCAGGCGCAGACTGTGTAAAATTTCAATGGGTTTATGCCGATGAGATTTTACATCCAGACACAGGATTTGTAAATTTGCCCGGAGGAAAAACCCGGCTTTACGACACATTTAAACAACTTGAATGCTCTTCTGATTTCTACAAAAAATGCCTTGAATATTCACATAAAAAAGGACTTTTGTTCGCCTGCTCGCCTTTCGGAACAAAATCTTTTGACGAGCTTGTAAAACTTAATCCTGACGCAATAAAAATCGCAAGTCCAGAACTGAATCATTTTCCGCTTTTACAAAAATGCGCAGATTATTATCAAAAAATTCCAATTATCATTTCAAGCGGAGTTTCAAAACTTGGCGACATAGAAAAAGCAATTCAAATAATCCAAAATAAAAAAGAATCTTGTGCAAATGAAAAATGCTTTCCAGACTTAACTTTGCTTCACTGCATAACCTTCTATCCTGCGCCGGAAGAACAATACAATGTAAAATGTGTAAAAACGCTGCGCCAAATATTTGGAATTCCAACGGGAATAAGCGACCACAGCCTTGATCCGGTTTTAGTTCCTGTTCTTACAGTTCTTATGGGCGGAAGTGTAATTGAAAAGCACATTACTTTAAGCAAGAAAGACAGCGGACTAGATGATCCTGTAGCACTTGAACCTGAACAGTTCGCAGTAATGGTTCATTCTGTCAAGCAGGCACTTTCAATACAAGAACGCTACAAAAAGGAAGGAAATGCTGTAAAAGAGAACTTGAAAAATGCAGCTGAAAAAGAGATTCTTAAACAGCTTGAATACGAATTTCCAAGTGAAAAAATCACAGCGGCGTTGGGAACAGGAATAAAAAAACTTGCAGCATCAGAAGAAGAAAACTACGGAAGAACAAACCGCTCTCTTCACTATATGCGCTCGCTAAAAAAAGGAAGCAGAATACAGCCTGACGACATTTCAGTTTTGCGGACAGAAAAAGTACTCTCGCCCGGAATAAGCCCGGAATACTTTTCCACAATAGAAGGCTCTATACTTGAAAAAGATGTACGCTCAGGCGATGGAGTCAAGTGGGAAGATTTTATCCAAAGGTAA
- the ileS gene encoding isoleucine--tRNA ligase, translated as MYNPVDSKADFPKQEEKILKFWEENETFKKSVSQREGAEEYVFYDGPPFATGLPHFGHFIPSTIKDIIPRYQTMKGKKVERRFGWDCHGLPVENLIEKELGINSKHEIEAYGVANFNDKCRASVLKYTSEWRKTITRMGRWVDFDNDYKTMNPDFMESIWWVAKSLWDKGMIYEGKYILPYCPRCATVLSTHELAQGYKEKQDPAITIRFKVTKAPAAFEDSEMENGSTYFLAWTTTPWTLPSNEGLCMGPDIEYVKIKDKESGDFYILAESRLSAYYKNEADYEVIYKRTGKDFIGAKYEPLFPYFKDLAVKEDGSDGAFRMFNADYVSTEDGTGIVHIAPAFGEEDSKVFKGTGIPSVEPMDAECKFTKEVTDYAGRFVKDCDKDIMDRLKKEGKLVKRDQILHQYPHCWRCGSPLIYRGIGSWFVKVADEHERLLKANSQIKWQPAHIKEGRFGKWLAGARDWAISRNRYWGNPIPIWKCPDCNDTLCVGSRKELEELSGVYPEDLHKQFVDKITIPCKKCGGTMKRIPEVFDCWFESGSMPYAQQHYPFENKEYFESHFPADFISEGLDQTRGWFYTLTVLASNLFDKPAFKNCIVNGIVLASDGRKMSKSLRNYTDPNEAINKLSADAIRLFLMHSAVVKADEIRYSDEGVRDVIKSIILPLWNSYSFFVQYANIDGVACTGHEFDSKLPENPLDRWILSVAQKMVKDVSSALDDYDLSAAIDPMLSFIDQINNWYIRRNRRRFWKSGSDSDKLEAYGALYSALKTFALVSAPFIPFLSEELWQNLKTSEDKESVHLMDYPVYNEKFRDEDLEFKMASVQKAVSMGRSLRNQFNLKNRQPLASVALVTRNAEEKKVLSDMQNTIAEELNVKNVIFHEREDELVEYKAKANFRVLGKQLGGKMKAAAAEIAKLSTEQIEQILDGKTVAIKVDGEDVSLNQENVLVERFEKEDLKVINDGTLTVGLDTKITDELKKEGYVRDLVRGIQNLRKESGFEVTDRIELSVGGSEVLKSAFEMFKDFISGETLASSAVWNENISGTEIDCEDAKWTVSVKKI; from the coding sequence ATGTACAATCCTGTAGATTCAAAAGCTGATTTTCCGAAGCAGGAAGAAAAAATCTTAAAATTCTGGGAAGAAAACGAAACTTTTAAAAAGTCTGTTTCACAAAGAGAAGGCGCAGAGGAATATGTTTTTTATGACGGACCTCCTTTTGCGACTGGACTTCCTCATTTTGGCCATTTTATTCCGTCTACAATAAAAGATATAATTCCGCGCTATCAGACAATGAAAGGCAAGAAAGTTGAGCGCAGGTTCGGCTGGGACTGCCATGGTCTTCCTGTTGAAAATCTTATTGAAAAAGAGCTTGGAATCAACTCTAAGCACGAAATTGAAGCTTACGGTGTTGCAAATTTCAACGACAAATGCCGCGCTTCAGTTTTGAAATATACTTCAGAATGGCGCAAGACGATTACGCGCATGGGACGCTGGGTTGATTTTGACAACGATTACAAGACAATGAATCCTGACTTTATGGAATCAATCTGGTGGGTTGCGAAATCTCTTTGGGATAAAGGCATGATTTACGAGGGAAAGTACATTCTTCCTTATTGCCCAAGATGCGCGACAGTTCTTTCTACACATGAGCTTGCCCAAGGCTACAAAGAAAAGCAGGATCCAGCGATTACAATCCGTTTCAAAGTAACAAAAGCTCCGGCTGCATTTGAAGATTCGGAAATGGAAAATGGCAGCACTTATTTCCTTGCCTGGACAACAACTCCTTGGACGCTTCCTTCTAATGAAGGTCTTTGCATGGGACCGGACATCGAGTATGTAAAAATAAAAGACAAGGAAAGCGGAGATTTTTACATTTTGGCAGAAAGCCGCCTTTCAGCTTATTACAAGAACGAAGCCGACTATGAAGTTATTTATAAGAGAACTGGAAAAGATTTTATTGGCGCAAAGTACGAGCCTCTTTTCCCTTACTTCAAGGATTTGGCTGTAAAGGAAGACGGAAGCGATGGAGCTTTCAGAATGTTCAACGCCGACTATGTTTCAACGGAAGACGGAACTGGAATTGTTCATATTGCTCCTGCGTTCGGTGAAGAAGACTCTAAGGTTTTCAAGGGAACTGGAATTCCTTCTGTTGAGCCGATGGACGCTGAATGTAAATTTACGAAAGAAGTTACAGACTATGCAGGACGTTTTGTAAAAGACTGCGACAAAGACATAATGGACCGCTTGAAGAAAGAAGGCAAGCTTGTAAAACGCGATCAGATTCTTCACCAGTATCCGCATTGCTGGAGATGCGGCTCTCCTTTGATTTACAGAGGAATCGGCTCTTGGTTTGTAAAAGTTGCTGATGAGCATGAGCGTCTTTTAAAGGCAAATTCCCAGATAAAATGGCAGCCGGCGCATATAAAAGAAGGCCGCTTTGGAAAATGGCTTGCTGGAGCTAGAGACTGGGCAATCAGCCGAAACCGCTATTGGGGAAATCCTATTCCGATTTGGAAATGTCCTGACTGCAACGACACTTTATGTGTAGGCTCAAGAAAAGAACTTGAAGAGCTTAGCGGAGTTTATCCTGAAGATTTGCATAAGCAGTTTGTTGATAAAATAACTATTCCTTGCAAAAAATGCGGCGGAACAATGAAGCGCATTCCAGAAGTTTTTGACTGCTGGTTTGAATCTGGCTCAATGCCTTATGCGCAGCAGCATTATCCTTTTGAAAACAAGGAATATTTTGAAAGCCATTTCCCGGCTGATTTTATAAGCGAAGGCCTTGATCAGACACGTGGATGGTTCTATACACTTACTGTTCTTGCTTCAAATCTTTTTGATAAGCCTGCGTTTAAAAACTGCATTGTAAATGGAATTGTTCTTGCAAGTGACGGACGAAAAATGTCCAAGAGTTTGCGCAATTACACAGATCCTAACGAAGCTATTAATAAGCTTAGCGCGGATGCAATCCGTCTTTTCCTTATGCATTCGGCTGTTGTAAAAGCTGATGAAATCCGTTATTCGGATGAAGGCGTGCGCGATGTAATAAAGAGCATTATTCTTCCTCTTTGGAATTCTTATTCATTCTTTGTTCAGTATGCGAATATTGATGGAGTTGCTTGCACTGGACACGAGTTCGACTCTAAGCTTCCTGAAAATCCTCTTGACCGCTGGATTCTTTCGGTTGCGCAGAAAATGGTAAAAGATGTTTCTTCTGCCTTGGACGATTATGACCTTAGCGCGGCGATTGATCCTATGCTTTCTTTTATTGACCAGATTAACAACTGGTATATCCGCAGAAACAGAAGACGTTTCTGGAAATCTGGGAGCGACTCTGACAAACTTGAAGCTTACGGCGCTCTTTATTCCGCTTTGAAAACATTTGCGCTTGTTTCCGCTCCGTTTATTCCGTTCCTTTCCGAAGAACTGTGGCAGAATTTAAAGACTTCTGAAGACAAGGAATCTGTTCATTTGATGGATTATCCTGTTTACAATGAAAAATTCCGCGACGAAGATCTTGAGTTTAAAATGGCTAGCGTTCAAAAAGCCGTTTCAATGGGAAGAAGCCTTCGCAATCAGTTTAACTTGAAGAACCGCCAGCCGCTCGCAAGTGTAGCTCTTGTTACACGCAACGCTGAAGAGAAAAAAGTTCTTTCAGATATGCAGAACACAATCGCCGAAGAACTGAATGTTAAGAATGTAATTTTCCATGAGCGCGAGGATGAGCTTGTTGAATACAAGGCAAAGGCAAATTTCAGAGTTCTTGGAAAACAACTCGGCGGAAAAATGAAAGCTGCCGCTGCTGAAATTGCAAAGCTTTCAACTGAACAGATTGAGCAGATTCTTGACGGAAAAACTGTTGCTATAAAAGTTGACGGCGAAGATGTTTCTTTGAATCAGGAAAATGTTCTTGTTGAGCGTTTTGAAAAAGAAGATTTAAAAGTTATAAATGACGGAACTTTGACAGTCGGACTTGATACAAAAATTACTGACGAGCTAAAGAAAGAAGGCTACGTGCGCGATTTGGTTCGCGGAATTCAAAATCTTAGAAAAGAAAGCGGCTTTGAAGTTACAGACCGAATTGAACTTTCTGTTGGCGGCTCTGAAGTTTTGAAATCCGCATTTGAAATGTTCAAGGATTTCATATCTGGAGAAACTCTTGCGTCTTCTGCCGTTTGGAATGAAAATATTTCTGGAACTGAAATTGACTGCGAAGATGCAAAGTGGACTGTTTCTGTAAAGAAAATTTAA
- a CDS encoding tetratricopeptide repeat protein: MKIQSFLFLMLPFVFCRCETSIPCEKKIIERNLFEEYFSIAENYKSLENYSKAIEYYKKTLPSESLHDYAFYEIALCNVYLKNWNEAQASFEQLLQNDSENTTLKTSLAYIEAMRGNLEEAENLYSSLYENNPDDSSILKNLIAVLVSEKKYEEANEKFKIFEEKFPDEESIPAIKKKLEEFLPEQNVESE; encoded by the coding sequence ATGAAAATTCAAAGTTTTCTTTTTTTGATGCTGCCGTTTGTTTTTTGCAGATGCGAAACTTCCATTCCTTGTGAAAAAAAAATTATAGAAAGAAATCTTTTTGAAGAATATTTTTCAATAGCGGAAAATTATAAAAGCTTGGAAAATTACAGCAAAGCTATTGAATATTATAAAAAAACTTTGCCGTCAGAGTCTTTGCATGACTATGCTTTTTATGAAATTGCGCTTTGCAATGTTTACTTAAAAAACTGGAATGAAGCGCAGGCTTCTTTTGAGCAGCTTTTGCAAAATGATTCTGAAAACACAACTTTAAAAACTTCTTTGGCTTATATCGAAGCTATGCGCGGCAATTTAGAAGAAGCTGAAAATTTGTATTCTTCTCTTTATGAAAATAATCCAGACGATTCTTCAATTCTAAAAAATCTTATCGCGGTCCTTGTCTCTGAAAAAAAATACGAAGAAGCGAATGAAAAATTTAAAATATTTGAAGAAAAATTTCCAGATGAAGAATCGATTCCTGCTATAAAGAAAAAACTGGAAGAATTTCTGCCAGAGCAAAATGTTGAATCTGAATAG
- a CDS encoding 6-hydroxymethylpterin diphosphokinase MptE-like protein, producing the protein MIYSNEIAEAKNGSKIPLFKNGKPANSKYNPDAEQILFESSPQGCIIVAGIAGGFHIEKLLSEKNISLIIAVEADSESLEFCKQFSSVKKISECTKVILCDKSNLEKILCTKYFPALYKNLTLVFHRAWKNENPQIAQEISLTVKNFLEKVSADYSVQAHFGKIWQRNILLNLKFISEHNNENFFSPNIEQDKIKKTAAIVAAGPTLDFSIEEIKHGDFFIISTDTTFGTLLQNSIIPDAVINIDAQHISSEHFFCTKKETKTTFVFDLCSNPESVNLVYNKKNKIQFCINQHPLSLLATKNIDVKKIESGAGTVTIAAADWAKNCGFQKLKFFGADFSYSFGKPYTKGTYLEKQFCSKSDRLISAEEKYVALMFRTELEKIQGQKNSFTTEVLKRYKKSLEEWAEKNSFKLENGIYISEKKIETENFNTKNNFNYSDFHREFTNGIKELLKNPEPEKILKSNWGLSILPILAFFKNNTLFDSLKLAYNQALRYN; encoded by the coding sequence ATGATTTATTCAAATGAAATAGCCGAAGCAAAAAACGGAAGCAAAATTCCATTGTTTAAAAACGGAAAGCCTGCAAATTCAAAATACAATCCTGACGCAGAACAAATTTTATTTGAATCTTCTCCGCAAGGCTGCATCATAGTTGCAGGAATTGCCGGCGGATTTCATATAGAAAAACTTCTTAGCGAAAAAAACATTTCTCTTATAATTGCTGTTGAAGCGGATTCTGAAAGCTTAGAGTTTTGCAAGCAATTTTCTTCCGTAAAAAAAATATCAGAATGCACCAAAGTAATACTATGCGACAAATCGAATCTTGAAAAAATTCTTTGCACAAAATACTTTCCTGCGCTTTACAAAAACCTAACGCTAGTTTTTCATAGAGCATGGAAAAATGAAAATCCTCAAATAGCTCAAGAGATTTCTTTAACTGTAAAAAATTTTCTTGAAAAAGTTTCAGCAGATTATTCTGTTCAGGCGCACTTTGGAAAAATATGGCAAAGAAATATTTTGTTAAACTTAAAGTTTATTTCAGAACATAACAATGAAAATTTTTTTTCACCAAATATTGAACAAGACAAAATAAAAAAAACAGCGGCAATAGTAGCCGCAGGACCAACGCTGGATTTTTCAATAGAAGAAATAAAGCATGGAGATTTTTTTATAATTTCAACTGACACTACATTTGGCACACTTCTTCAAAACTCAATAATTCCAGATGCCGTTATAAACATTGACGCGCAGCACATTTCCTCCGAGCATTTTTTCTGCACAAAAAAAGAAACAAAAACAACTTTCGTTTTTGACTTATGCTCAAATCCTGAATCTGTAAATCTTGTTTATAATAAAAAAAATAAAATTCAGTTTTGCATAAATCAGCATCCGCTTTCGCTTCTTGCCACAAAAAATATAGATGTAAAAAAAATTGAATCGGGAGCAGGAACTGTAACAATTGCGGCGGCGGACTGGGCAAAAAACTGCGGATTTCAAAAGCTAAAATTCTTCGGTGCAGATTTTTCATATAGTTTTGGAAAACCATACACAAAAGGAACTTATCTTGAAAAACAATTTTGCTCAAAATCAGACAGATTAATTTCCGCAGAAGAAAAATACGTCGCCTTAATGTTCAGAACAGAACTAGAAAAAATCCAAGGACAAAAAAATTCTTTCACAACAGAAGTTTTAAAGCGATACAAAAAATCTCTTGAAGAATGGGCTGAAAAAAATTCATTCAAATTAGAAAATGGAATTTATATTTCAGAGAAAAAAATCGAAACAGAAAATTTCAACACAAAAAATAATTTCAATTATTCAGATTTTCACAGAGAGTTTACAAACGGAATAAAAGAACTTTTAAAAAATCCGGAGCCGGAAAAAATTTTGAAAAGCAACTGGGGACTTTCAATTTTGCCGATTCTTGCTTTTTTTAAAAACAACACACTTTTTGACAGTTTAAAACTTGCATACAATCAGGCTCTACGGTATAATTGA
- a CDS encoding 6-hydroxymethylpterin diphosphokinase MptE-like protein, which translates to MEFSTATNGETTCTENGFRLHSSYNPSKEAERFCSTAECSFFPRYVLITEPALSYCVPFLKKKFSNAILCCIRFSKEFENTNSNWDKVFYAYGKSQKTNPLLEEEIFNFMGDEGISACLFLSWKPSENPFKELYEFSWEAIKKAVLKSRSVLATRTFFSKRWTKNALRFSMFCKKTALIKNGTSDIVVCASGPSLKSDIPFLKKYRERFFLIAVSSSLSPLIYNGITPDLCISTDGGYWAKLHLVSLCNSKKIPLALPGEASCFASILENYEIIPLFYGDGCSEEILKASGYSGHSAFRNGSVSGTAAYFALSITSGKIFYCGLDLSFSKGFSHTQPNELEKRNSIFDNRMLTSETRNFSSEINTASINIYKNWFSSNDFFGRIFRLSDNFKYDSELGKIKDVDWTFFEKQTFDFKSKTKPQIIETQNIFNKEQRINFLRDIVIKNISNPEWIKNALPAEAISLERCKDLCEKEKIEKRIQEGMKIFFCDIMKALGRNVAI; encoded by the coding sequence ATGGAATTTTCAACAGCAACAAATGGCGAAACAACTTGCACCGAAAACGGATTCCGCCTGCACTCTTCCTACAATCCATCAAAAGAAGCCGAACGATTTTGCAGCACAGCGGAATGTTCTTTTTTTCCGCGATATGTGCTCATAACGGAGCCTGCCCTTTCCTATTGCGTTCCATTTCTGAAAAAAAAATTCAGCAACGCAATCTTGTGCTGCATTAGATTTTCAAAAGAATTCGAAAACACAAATTCGAACTGGGATAAAGTTTTTTACGCTTACGGAAAATCACAAAAAACAAATCCACTTCTTGAAGAAGAAATTTTCAACTTCATGGGAGACGAGGGAATTTCAGCGTGCCTTTTTCTTTCCTGGAAACCAAGCGAAAATCCGTTCAAGGAACTTTATGAGTTTTCATGGGAAGCAATAAAAAAAGCCGTTTTAAAAAGCCGAAGCGTGCTTGCAACAAGAACTTTTTTCAGCAAGAGATGGACAAAAAATGCTCTTAGATTTTCAATGTTCTGCAAAAAAACTGCGCTGATAAAAAACGGAACATCCGACATTGTTGTATGCGCAAGCGGACCAAGCTTAAAATCAGATATTCCGTTTTTAAAAAAATACCGGGAAAGATTTTTTTTAATAGCAGTTTCGTCATCCCTGTCTCCGCTCATTTACAATGGAATCACGCCGGATTTGTGCATTTCAACTGATGGCGGATACTGGGCAAAACTTCACCTTGTTTCGTTGTGCAACTCAAAAAAAATTCCGCTCGCCTTGCCGGGAGAAGCCTCGTGCTTTGCATCAATATTGGAAAACTATGAAATAATTCCGCTTTTTTACGGAGACGGATGTTCAGAAGAAATTTTAAAAGCTTCTGGCTACAGCGGACATTCGGCATTTAGAAATGGCAGCGTAAGCGGAACCGCAGCTTATTTTGCGCTGTCAATCACAAGCGGAAAAATTTTTTATTGCGGACTTGACCTTTCATTTTCAAAAGGATTTTCACACACACAGCCAAACGAACTTGAAAAGCGAAATTCAATTTTTGACAACAGAATGCTCACAAGCGAAACTCGAAATTTTTCTTCGGAAATAAATACAGCTTCCATTAATATTTACAAAAACTGGTTTTCTTCAAATGATTTTTTCGGACGAATTTTCAGGCTAAGCGACAATTTCAAATATGATTCAGAACTTGGAAAAATAAAAGATGTTGACTGGACTTTTTTTGAAAAGCAAACTTTTGATTTTAAAAGTAAAACAAAACCTCAAATAATTGAAACACAAAATATTTTCAACAAGGAACAGCGGATAAATTTTTTACGCGACATTGTGATAAAAAATATTTCAAATCCAGAATGGATAAAAAACGCTCTGCCAGCCGAAGCCATATCTTTGGAAAGATGCAAAGACTTGTGCGAAAAAGAAAAAATTGAAAAAAGAATTCAAGAAGGAATGAAAATATTTTTTTGTGATATAATGAAAGCCCTAGGAAGAAATGTTGCAATATGA
- a CDS encoding septum formation initiator family protein, producing MAFIGGSDGIWAMKQLQEQKQLLSAHTAAIEKTYDELSLEQIALQKDLDVIASYAKKLGYVSESEKLVKISGLASRETHIFDPGTLVRHHEVKYIPEWLCKSSALTIMVLAYFVLFLADLQKGFIHFPSRKKFSSGGIAVYDMQ from the coding sequence ATGGCTTTTATAGGCGGAAGCGACGGAATTTGGGCTATGAAACAGCTTCAGGAGCAGAAACAACTTTTGAGCGCGCATACGGCTGCAATTGAAAAAACTTACGACGAGCTTTCACTTGAGCAAATTGCGCTTCAAAAAGACCTTGATGTTATTGCCTCTTACGCAAAAAAACTGGGCTATGTCTCTGAAAGTGAAAAGCTTGTAAAAATTTCAGGGCTTGCTTCCCGGGAAACTCATATTTTTGATCCTGGAACTTTGGTCCGCCACCATGAAGTAAAATATATTCCGGAATGGCTTTGCAAATCTTCTGCGCTGACTATAATGGTTTTAGCTTACTTTGTTTTGTTTTTGGCTGATTTGCAGAAAGGCTTCATTCATTTTCCTTCAAGAAAAAAATTCTCAAGCGGCGGGATTGCGGTTTATGATATGCAGTAA